One stretch of Amycolatopsis sp. 195334CR DNA includes these proteins:
- a CDS encoding LysR family transcriptional regulator — protein MSTLRRFEYLVAVVDEGSFTRAAERLHVTQPALSHQIRALERDAGGALLERLPRAIRLSAMGRAMLPHARAALADAERAVCAARQAAGLEAADLRVATVYSLSLGVLPPVLREWSRRYPGVAITLFEHRHTGELREAMLAGEADLAVGPRPADWDGPVRALGEEEFVLVLAGDDPAESSRLADFADRGWVRYAPENGLAEVLDQACAAAGFSPRTAISAAQTAAAPLLAAAGLGPALVPSNVLPAGFAGRVLRLDPPVCRELVVYTRGAPDPVSAAFTELLAAKF, from the coding sequence ATGAGCACGCTGCGCCGGTTCGAGTACCTGGTCGCCGTGGTGGACGAGGGGTCGTTCACCAGGGCCGCCGAGCGGCTGCACGTCACCCAGCCCGCCCTGTCCCACCAGATCCGGGCACTGGAGCGGGACGCGGGCGGCGCGTTGCTGGAACGGCTGCCGCGGGCGATCCGGCTGAGCGCGATGGGGCGCGCGATGCTGCCGCACGCCAGGGCCGCGCTCGCCGACGCCGAACGGGCCGTGTGCGCGGCCCGGCAGGCCGCCGGGCTGGAGGCGGCGGATCTGCGGGTGGCCACGGTGTACTCGCTGAGCCTCGGCGTGCTGCCGCCGGTGTTGCGCGAGTGGAGCCGGCGGTACCCCGGTGTGGCGATCACGCTGTTCGAGCACCGGCACACCGGCGAACTCCGCGAGGCGATGCTGGCCGGGGAAGCCGATCTCGCCGTCGGGCCGCGTCCGGCGGACTGGGACGGGCCGGTGCGCGCGCTGGGGGAGGAGGAGTTCGTGCTCGTGCTCGCCGGAGACGACCCGGCGGAGTCTTCGCGGCTCGCGGACTTCGCCGACCGCGGCTGGGTGCGCTACGCACCGGAGAACGGGCTCGCCGAGGTGCTCGACCAGGCGTGCGCGGCGGCGGGTTTCTCCCCGCGCACGGCGATCAGCGCCGCCCAGACCGCGGCCGCGCCGTTGCTCGCCGCCGCCGGGCTCGGGCCCGCGCTGGTGCCGTCGAACGTGCTGCCCGCGGGGTTCGCCGGCCGGGTGCTCCGGCTCGATCCACCGGTGTGCCGGGAACTGGTGGTCTACACCCGGGGTGCG